Proteins encoded together in one Aminipila butyrica window:
- a CDS encoding S-layer homology domain-containing protein has protein sequence MKKIASKILALLIAVCLLPGMLPVTAHAGITIGVSNLDFGTVAEGYRQPDAREASIEFYGVEGSYTGISASLEKGNDSNFIITEGLSSDTVDSTNNKLTFRAQPKGNLLAGLYTEQVIVTGSDALSVNISLTFEVCDSASFGASIAPNSHTFPEQDYSYFNPAVEQIFTLTNTGSVRLSGLKATLERGEAFEIETALSSQELTKKGDSATVKVQSKSHLLPGIYTDTLQISGDNGEVDTVDLHFTITPGAPAIITPPSNQNVAAGGSVTFTVDAVGDPEPTYTWSYSLDGYAWYYIQASSIYSFVGDNLQLQNIPAAYNGCQYKVDINNSKGGVSTNPVTLTVTGSSAPGNVIIEDNSSLPQYSSCAGNGFGPQGNITTYREATYGTASGNTLTIKSGNFTSDWVSFYGGYTERTAEDAENNQVFVNGGNFAGAPQSILGGRSKNNSKNNTVTLNNFTGILDSACGSGLSSSGDATGNKVVIASDSGSINQVVGGYAMNDAVGNTVEIKSDGIKIARYLCGGQSSFGNATNNTVSISGHGDLSTALLNGGYSELSTDAFTGNTLNLNVSGQQVKGLGGFEYYNFKLPSTISSGGTMLTVTEGDGKYSTPGPVDIENTKIGISLDGQPSLSKGDKVVLVDSSAKGLTGTPTTTSVTASKYTFALSVEGGKLVATVTDVSSSGGKGSGGSSSGKTTTTPTTDTQSGQSVTATASVTATAGTNGSASASVSAKTITDVIAKAQADAKAQGKTDSDIKLAITLNNPASTKSLDILLSQPIFKQLTDSKVQQLELNGQLLSMNFNSKALNQIQSQSSGDVTVAIHPVTVQGVRNAYDITLNSVKDGKAQLISNLGKGSVTLSIPYTPAANENTGRLYAVYVDENGKLTRIDDSAYDTKSKSMIFSTNHFSVYGIAYDSSFTDTSSHWAKGSIDYVVNRGLFSGLADGTFRPDAAITRGDFVTALGRLSAVNISDYTKSSFTDVKVDAYYRPYVEWAYKNGIIQGISSSEFAPNRAITRQEIAAVLNNYTKVIGYKLPEASAAVSFTDDSNISPVFKEAVTAMQQAGILKGDQNNRFNPKASATRGEVSTLFQRYIPLTVDSKTTQN, from the coding sequence CTGATTGCCGTGTGTCTGCTGCCAGGGATGCTGCCTGTGACAGCCCATGCAGGCATTACCATTGGAGTATCCAACCTTGATTTCGGCACGGTGGCAGAGGGATACCGGCAACCTGATGCGAGAGAAGCTTCCATAGAATTTTATGGCGTTGAGGGAAGTTATACAGGTATCAGTGCAAGCCTTGAAAAAGGAAATGATTCAAACTTTATAATAACCGAGGGATTATCTTCCGACACGGTTGATAGTACTAACAACAAGCTGACCTTTCGTGCTCAGCCCAAAGGGAATCTCCTTGCCGGCCTCTATACTGAGCAAGTGATTGTTACGGGCAGCGATGCGCTTAGTGTGAATATTTCTTTAACCTTTGAAGTATGTGACTCAGCCAGCTTCGGCGCCAGCATCGCCCCAAACTCTCATACCTTTCCGGAGCAAGACTACTCCTATTTCAACCCAGCGGTGGAACAAATATTCACCTTAACCAATACCGGCTCAGTACGTCTTAGCGGGTTGAAAGCAACGCTGGAAAGAGGTGAAGCTTTTGAAATCGAGACGGCCCTATCTTCTCAGGAGCTTACTAAGAAGGGGGATAGCGCAACGGTCAAGGTGCAGTCTAAATCCCATCTACTTCCGGGAATCTATACCGATACCCTTCAAATTAGCGGCGACAACGGCGAGGTGGACACCGTTGACCTCCATTTTACGATAACCCCCGGGGCACCAGCCATTATTACACCGCCGAGTAATCAAAATGTAGCAGCCGGAGGGAGCGTAACATTCACGGTAGACGCTGTCGGAGATCCGGAACCGACTTACACGTGGTCTTACTCTTTGGACGGGTATGCTTGGTACTACATCCAAGCAAGCAGCATTTATTCTTTTGTGGGAGACAATCTCCAGCTTCAAAATATCCCGGCTGCTTACAACGGATGTCAATACAAAGTTGATATCAATAACAGTAAGGGTGGCGTTTCTACCAATCCTGTCACCCTGACCGTGACAGGCAGCAGTGCCCCAGGGAATGTTATCATTGAAGACAACAGCAGCTTACCACAATACAGTTCCTGCGCAGGAAACGGTTTTGGCCCACAGGGAAATATCACTACCTACCGTGAAGCAACTTACGGCACGGCTTCCGGCAATACCCTTACTATAAAATCAGGTAATTTTACCTCAGATTGGGTGTCTTTTTACGGCGGATATACCGAAAGAACGGCTGAGGATGCGGAAAACAATCAGGTCTTTGTCAATGGCGGAAACTTTGCAGGAGCGCCTCAAAGCATTTTGGGAGGACGAAGCAAAAATAACTCCAAAAACAATACGGTTACCTTAAATAATTTTACGGGAATTCTTGATAGTGCATGTGGCAGCGGCCTTAGTTCCAGCGGAGACGCTACAGGCAATAAGGTTGTTATCGCCAGCGATTCCGGCAGCATCAATCAAGTTGTCGGGGGGTATGCAATGAATGACGCTGTCGGTAACACGGTGGAGATAAAGAGCGATGGCATCAAAATCGCGAGGTACCTCTGCGGTGGGCAATCATCCTTTGGTAATGCCACAAACAACACGGTGAGCATATCCGGCCATGGGGATTTAAGCACGGCTTTGCTGAACGGTGGCTATTCAGAGCTCTCAACGGATGCCTTTACAGGCAATACGCTGAACCTGAACGTGTCCGGTCAGCAGGTCAAGGGGTTAGGCGGCTTTGAATATTATAACTTTAAACTGCCGTCCACTATTTCCAGCGGCGGCACCATGCTTACCGTAACGGAAGGGGATGGAAAATATTCCACGCCCGGACCGGTGGATATCGAAAATACAAAAATCGGTATCAGTCTTGATGGGCAGCCGTCCCTTTCCAAAGGGGATAAAGTTGTATTGGTGGATTCCAGTGCAAAAGGATTGACCGGCACACCTACCACCACATCGGTGACCGCATCAAAGTATACCTTTGCGCTTTCGGTTGAAGGCGGCAAGCTAGTGGCGACAGTGACCGATGTTTCTTCTTCCGGAGGTAAAGGCTCCGGCGGTTCTTCTTCCGGAAAAACGACGACCACACCTACAACAGATACGCAGTCTGGTCAATCGGTGACCGCAACGGCTTCTGTAACCGCGACGGCGGGAACAAATGGTTCTGCCAGTGCATCTGTCTCTGCCAAAACCATCACAGATGTTATTGCAAAGGCTCAGGCCGATGCAAAAGCCCAAGGAAAGACGGATAGCGACATCAAGCTGGCTATCACACTGAACAATCCGGCGAGCACCAAATCACTTGACATTTTGCTCTCTCAGCCGATATTCAAACAACTAACCGATTCAAAGGTGCAGCAGCTCGAATTAAACGGTCAGCTTCTATCGATGAATTTTAATTCGAAAGCGCTGAATCAGATTCAGTCACAAAGCTCCGGTGATGTGACGGTCGCCATCCATCCGGTAACCGTTCAAGGTGTTCGCAATGCCTATGATATCACGCTGAACAGCGTCAAGGATGGCAAAGCCCAGCTGATTAGCAATCTTGGCAAAGGCAGCGTCACGCTCTCCATTCCTTACACCCCGGCAGCAAACGAAAACACTGGTCGCCTGTACGCCGTTTATGTAGATGAAAACGGCAAACTCACCCGTATCGACGACTCGGCTTACGATACAAAGAGCAAGAGCATGATTTTCAGTACTAATCATTTTTCCGTGTATGGGATAGCCTATGACTCTTCTTTTACAGATACCAGCAGCCATTGGGCAAAGGGAAGCATTGATTATGTGGTAAACCGCGGTCTATTCAGCGGTCTGGCAGATGGCACTTTCCGGCCAGATGCTGCCATCACCAGAGGGGATTTCGTTACTGCCCTCGGTAGACTCTCTGCTGTAAACATAAGTGATTACACAAAGAGCAGCTTCACCGATGTCAAGGTAGATGCATACTATCGCCCTTACGTTGAATGGGCATATAAAAACGGCATCATTCAAGGCATCAGCAGCAGTGAATTTGCACCGAATCGCGCAATTACCCGGCAGGAAATTGCCGCCGTTTTGAATAACTATACCAAGGTTATCGGTTATAAGCTGCCAGAGGCAAGTGCGGCTGTCTCCTTTACAGATGACAGCAATATAAGTCCTGTCTTTAAAGAGGCGGTGACAGCGATGCAACAGGCAGGTATCTTAAAGGGGGATCAGAACAATCGCTTCAATCCTAAAGCAAGTGCTACTCGCGGTGAAGTCAGTACCCTGTTTCAACGATACATTCCACTGACTGTTGATTCCAAAACGACTCAAAACTAG
- a CDS encoding MerR family transcriptional regulator, giving the protein MEDKEFYSIGEVSKICNISKKALRFYDKIGIISPDKVRDDNNYRFYNRTTLLSLPVIKYYKQMGFKLEEMRELFEGNTYALIERQFRNKIDELRELETTIHNSYTSVKDWYDLILEAQLVIENDVHEVAVKYVDTTVYAFMEQDFNYNYRESIINIDWTNYLESINNEITGSVVLLFPSFHEKMEGTCKRAKIMQKPLLKYQEDQVTRIGGYMAASCYHIGGHENIHETYAKICEWADSHGYTCAEECYERYVTDYWTTRNEEQFVTEIVVQITR; this is encoded by the coding sequence GTGGAAGACAAAGAGTTCTATTCCATAGGCGAAGTCAGCAAAATTTGTAATATATCCAAAAAAGCACTGCGATTTTACGACAAAATAGGAATTATATCTCCTGATAAGGTTCGCGATGACAATAATTATCGATTTTACAACAGGACGACGCTGTTGTCTTTACCTGTCATTAAATATTATAAGCAGATGGGGTTCAAGCTGGAGGAGATGCGGGAGCTTTTTGAAGGCAATACCTATGCGCTGATTGAGCGTCAGTTCCGAAATAAGATTGATGAACTGAGGGAGTTGGAAACCACAATCCATAATAGCTACACTTCTGTCAAGGATTGGTACGATTTAATCCTGGAGGCCCAGCTGGTTATTGAGAACGATGTTCACGAGGTTGCGGTAAAGTATGTGGACACCACGGTCTATGCCTTTATGGAACAGGATTTCAACTATAATTACAGGGAATCCATTATCAACATTGATTGGACAAACTACCTGGAGAGCATCAACAATGAGATTACTGGTTCAGTGGTACTTTTATTTCCATCCTTTCACGAAAAGATGGAGGGCACTTGCAAGCGAGCAAAGATTATGCAAAAACCACTTTTGAAGTATCAGGAGGATCAGGTGACGCGCATCGGCGGATACATGGCGGCATCCTGTTACCATATCGGAGGACATGAAAATATCCACGAGACCTATGCAAAGATTTGTGAGTGGGCGGATAGTCACGGCTATACGTGTGCCGAAGAGTGCTATGAGCGATATGTGACCGATTACTGGACTACTAGAAATGAAGAACAGTTTGTAACAGAGATTGTAGTTCAGATCACCCGATAA
- a CDS encoding DMT family transporter, with protein MSWFFLFCAIVFELIATTLMKASVGFSKWLPTVGTFLGYFISFTCLSFCLKKMDVSLAYAIWSAAGTIIISIIGVWLFGEQLNTLKIVSILFIVIGVVGLNLSGMAH; from the coding sequence ATGTCTTGGTTTTTTTTATTTTGTGCTATTGTTTTTGAATTGATTGCAACTACCTTGATGAAGGCCTCGGTGGGGTTTTCTAAATGGCTGCCCACAGTAGGAACTTTTTTAGGCTATTTTATCAGTTTTACCTGCCTGTCCTTTTGTTTAAAGAAGATGGATGTAAGTCTTGCCTATGCCATTTGGTCGGCAGCAGGAACTATCATCATATCTATCATTGGCGTTTGGTTGTTTGGCGAGCAGTTGAACACCTTAAAAATCGTTTCGATTCTCTTTATCGTCATAGGGGTTGTCGGACTAAATTTAAGCGGTATGGCCCACTAA
- a CDS encoding CehA/McbA family metallohydrolase — protein MKFRVGLMLSLGLLGGMLLFASPVFAAEGSIVKGSTPIDQGMANSKEDITIYNSKIAASFAVGSSNYWNMTKGSILDVAKIEGKNSDGTPIFGTDLVNDVEFLNNYWTATDAYKGTDLLEDDVKITYKENDTNIEVVAKTRYYKEGHDAPMSVTIRYVLEDGKDYIKMTTTMSNPAGNQAYADMNAGYSISTLAANMYGPFGWYPDTKVTGVRVGNDPRVNEPMANFVATYGQESYNQTYCVSVSLTDADTYKGSSGYKDIYKRVTVAGGQTITFDGEMLVSDTASTTPIIERNIENMKLKADTISGKVVNNAGKPVENAYVLIYKNGAYVANDDTTVVKVDSAPLAWVMTDAKGEYSFKLPDGTYEIHGEAAGLTPSVSQRVTITDGKADKNSLAFALQAGAHATLTVKDQIGKNIPARIEVLSDAATDIKLLGRTVYFTNLVNGQYVADFDVPAGTFSFTASYGADYESKRVTISDVKIASGEKYVNNKDLVIPELVNPRLNNWYNMDNHQHSSLGDGATPIDQLFIAQIAAKLDLNLVSDHDSVKNAEALVEMAKAAGRPVLPALEVTPGWGHWGVLNVDYSNAKVEATPVNPSGTPGEIIGEGHAMDAVVVVHHPYTDYGFFLNRDGVIGGHDANSDNFDLLELQSTMDLADASNMDARALSAAMNMYWNQGNKKFLSAGSDQHDVTSGLYPGIIRMYAHIEGELTTDSYLAALTSGHAYATMGPLFTPAEDVMFGETYDVAKGAAKTFHANVQAVNNLKRIDVYSMGKVVASFDYNTTEPVAFTYEMKNDGTKNLWYNFVALDEKGHYAVSNPIWIDQFDTSGIAISRAQFVEKLYMLSGEADKAAAKETEMVFKDVAADTSYAQAVVWAKEKGIVNGTSTTKFSPNASITREQMVTILYNYAKAAGKDVSNVEGMAIQNFNDWAKTSEYAKTAMHWAFNEEIVRGKSAAILGPKDTATRAQAELIIQRAQ, from the coding sequence ATGAAATTTAGAGTAGGTTTGATGTTGTCGCTGGGATTGCTGGGAGGCATGTTGCTTTTTGCATCACCAGTCTTTGCGGCTGAAGGCAGTATCGTCAAAGGGTCTACCCCTATTGATCAAGGTATGGCCAACAGTAAAGAGGACATAACCATTTACAACAGCAAGATCGCCGCGTCTTTTGCGGTGGGCTCGTCCAACTACTGGAACATGACGAAAGGAAGTATTTTAGATGTAGCTAAGATAGAAGGGAAGAACAGTGATGGGACCCCGATTTTTGGCACGGACTTAGTAAATGATGTGGAATTTTTGAATAATTACTGGACAGCTACTGATGCCTATAAGGGCACAGACTTGCTGGAGGATGACGTAAAGATTACTTATAAAGAAAATGACACAAACATCGAGGTTGTCGCCAAGACTAGATATTACAAAGAAGGGCACGATGCACCAATGAGTGTGACCATTCGCTATGTACTGGAGGATGGCAAGGACTACATAAAGATGACCACTACCATGAGCAACCCTGCTGGCAACCAAGCTTATGCGGACATGAATGCAGGCTACTCCATCTCTACCTTGGCGGCTAATATGTATGGACCTTTTGGCTGGTATCCAGATACCAAGGTAACTGGCGTGCGGGTAGGAAATGATCCAAGAGTTAATGAGCCGATGGCTAACTTCGTGGCCACCTATGGTCAGGAATCCTATAACCAGACTTACTGTGTATCTGTTTCCTTGACCGATGCAGATACCTACAAAGGCTCTTCTGGTTATAAGGATATTTACAAGAGGGTGACCGTTGCTGGTGGGCAGACCATCACTTTTGACGGCGAGATGCTTGTTTCTGATACGGCTTCAACAACACCGATTATCGAACGAAACATTGAAAATATGAAATTAAAGGCGGATACGATTTCCGGCAAAGTGGTAAACAATGCTGGAAAGCCAGTGGAAAACGCCTATGTCCTTATTTATAAAAACGGTGCTTACGTGGCCAACGATGACACCACTGTGGTGAAAGTGGATTCTGCACCGCTGGCATGGGTGATGACCGACGCCAAAGGGGAATACAGCTTTAAGCTGCCAGACGGAACTTATGAAATTCACGGGGAGGCAGCAGGCTTAACGCCGTCTGTTTCTCAGCGTGTAACGATAACCGATGGCAAGGCGGACAAGAACAGCTTGGCGTTTGCCTTGCAGGCAGGAGCCCATGCTACCCTGACCGTTAAAGATCAGATTGGAAAGAATATTCCGGCCAGAATCGAAGTACTTTCCGATGCAGCTACAGACATTAAGCTGCTGGGCCGAACGGTTTACTTCACCAACCTGGTGAATGGCCAGTATGTAGCGGATTTTGATGTACCGGCAGGAACCTTCTCTTTTACAGCATCTTATGGCGCTGATTACGAATCCAAGCGGGTAACCATCAGCGACGTGAAGATTGCGTCCGGTGAAAAGTATGTTAATAACAAGGACTTGGTAATCCCAGAACTCGTCAATCCAAGGTTGAATAACTGGTACAACATGGATAACCATCAGCACTCCAGCCTTGGAGATGGTGCCACGCCAATTGACCAGCTGTTTATCGCCCAGATAGCGGCCAAGCTGGATTTAAACCTGGTGTCCGATCACGATTCAGTGAAAAACGCTGAGGCACTGGTAGAGATGGCTAAAGCCGCCGGACGTCCCGTGCTTCCAGCCTTAGAAGTAACCCCGGGTTGGGGACACTGGGGTGTTCTGAACGTTGATTACTCAAATGCCAAAGTAGAAGCCACGCCAGTGAATCCATCTGGTACACCAGGGGAAATTATTGGTGAAGGTCATGCTATGGATGCCGTTGTGGTGGTACACCATCCGTACACAGATTACGGATTTTTCTTGAACCGGGACGGCGTTATCGGTGGACATGATGCAAATTCTGATAACTTCGACCTGTTGGAACTGCAATCCACCATGGACTTGGCTGATGCTTCCAATATGGACGCCAGAGCGTTGTCAGCTGCGATGAATATGTACTGGAACCAAGGGAATAAAAAGTTCCTAAGCGCCGGTTCCGATCAGCACGATGTTACTTCTGGCTTGTATCCAGGTATCATCCGTATGTATGCTCACATCGAGGGGGAGTTGACGACAGATTCCTATCTGGCAGCCCTGACCTCTGGTCATGCTTACGCCACTATGGGACCGCTGTTTACACCGGCGGAAGATGTGATGTTTGGGGAAACCTATGACGTAGCTAAAGGCGCAGCTAAGACCTTCCATGCCAATGTTCAGGCGGTAAACAACCTGAAGCGCATCGATGTATACAGTATGGGCAAGGTGGTCGCTTCTTTTGACTATAATACAACGGAACCAGTCGCATTCACGTATGAGATGAAAAACGACGGTACCAAGAACTTGTGGTACAACTTTGTAGCGCTAGATGAAAAAGGGCACTATGCTGTGAGCAATCCAATCTGGATAGATCAGTTTGATACGTCAGGGATAGCGATTTCAAGAGCTCAGTTTGTAGAAAAGCTGTATATGCTCAGCGGTGAAGCAGACAAAGCAGCAGCAAAAGAAACGGAAATGGTATTTAAGGACGTAGCTGCCGATACCTCCTATGCTCAGGCCGTAGTTTGGGCGAAGGAAAAGGGCATTGTCAACGGAACTTCTACGACAAAATTCAGTCCCAATGCATCTATTACCAGGGAGCAGATGGTAACGATCCTTTATAATTATGCAAAGGCGGCAGGCAAGGATGTGTCCAATGTAGAGGGGATGGCAATCCAGAATTTCAATGACTGGGCGAAGACTTCTGAATACGCAAAGACTGCTATGCATTGGGCCTTCAATGAAGAGATTGTCCGCGGAAAGTCTGCAGCCATCTTGGGACCAAAAGATACAGCAACCAGAGCACAAGCAGAACTGATTATTCAGCGGGCACAGTGA
- a CDS encoding BMC domain-containing protein translates to MRYYGEEALGLIETVGMVPALEGADKMLKAADVELIAYENIGSTLVTILVKGDVAAVKAAVEAGAAAASAIGKLTAKNVMPRPIPAVGDIVSVHDIDA, encoded by the coding sequence GTGAGATATTATGGTGAAGAGGCCCTGGGCCTGATTGAAACAGTAGGCATGGTGCCGGCTCTGGAAGGAGCAGACAAGATGTTGAAGGCAGCCGATGTAGAGCTAATTGCTTACGAAAACATCGGGTCTACGCTGGTAACCATCTTGGTAAAAGGGGACGTTGCCGCTGTAAAGGCTGCTGTAGAGGCAGGAGCCGCTGCTGCTTCAGCTATCGGTAAACTGACGGCGAAAAATGTGATGCCGCGGCCTATCCCGGCTGTAGGCGACATCGTATCCGTACACGATATCGATGCGTAA
- a CDS encoding BMC domain-containing protein — translation MAKFEALGLVETFGLVFTLEAADAMCKAADVDLVGYENTASGYISVLVRGDVGACKTAVEAGVKAVTEMEDGNLYSSVVIARPHQDLEKIIARYSLDKILG, via the coding sequence ATGGCAAAATTTGAAGCATTAGGCTTAGTTGAAACATTTGGTTTAGTTTTCACCCTGGAAGCAGCGGATGCCATGTGCAAAGCAGCAGACGTAGACTTGGTAGGATATGAAAACACGGCATCTGGATACATCTCCGTATTGGTAAGAGGTGATGTAGGAGCCTGTAAGACGGCTGTAGAAGCCGGCGTAAAAGCCGTAACGGAAATGGAAGATGGAAATCTTTACAGCTCTGTTGTTATCGCAAGACCACATCAGGATCTGGAAAAGATTATTGCCCGTTACTCACTTGATAAAATACTTGGTTAA
- a CDS encoding aldehyde dehydrogenase family protein — translation MNIIDNDLLSIQESRILAENAREAQKKLATFPQEKLDEIVERMAEEINKHIGELAKMSCDETDYGNYQDKAIKDKFVCDYLRTKLRDMRCVGIINEDKQNRTMDVGVPMGVIVALCPATSPVSTTIYKALIAIKSGNAIIFSPHPRAKKTIGKTLDILIRAAEGYGLPEGAIAYLHTVTQSGTLELMNHRETSLIMNTGVPAMLKAAYQAGKPVIYGGNGNGPAFIERTADIKQAACDIIASKTFDNGIVSAAEQSIVVDSCIAAEVKTQLQINGAYFMSEEEADKLGALFFRFDGSADSEMFGKTAQQLAKKAGFWVPDNVKVLIAEQKYVSEDNPYSKEKLCPVLAYYIEDDWMHACEKCIELLLSERHGHTLVIHSRDEEVIRQFALKKPVGRMLVNTPAVFGSMGGTTNLFPAMTLGSGSAGEGMTADNVSPMNLIYVRKVGYGVRKMEETVKGVLTESQISSCGSLSQEEKNSENIQMLHSILKKAIEAIQ, via the coding sequence ATGAATATTATTGATAATGATTTGCTCTCCATCCAAGAATCTCGAATTCTGGCGGAGAATGCACGTGAGGCACAAAAAAAGCTAGCGACTTTTCCCCAAGAAAAGTTGGATGAGATCGTTGAACGCATGGCGGAAGAAATCAATAAACATATTGGCGAACTGGCTAAAATGTCTTGTGATGAGACCGATTACGGCAATTATCAGGACAAGGCCATTAAAGACAAGTTTGTCTGTGATTATCTTAGGACAAAGCTCAGAGACATGCGTTGTGTGGGTATTATCAATGAAGATAAACAAAACAGGACAATGGATGTAGGGGTGCCTATGGGTGTAATCGTTGCTCTTTGTCCTGCGACAAGCCCGGTATCTACTACTATATATAAGGCCTTAATAGCCATCAAATCGGGGAATGCGATTATTTTTTCGCCTCATCCGAGAGCAAAAAAAACCATTGGGAAAACACTCGATATCTTAATCCGGGCGGCGGAGGGCTACGGACTTCCAGAGGGAGCCATCGCCTATCTGCATACGGTTACTCAGAGTGGTACCCTAGAGCTGATGAATCATCGAGAGACCTCCCTTATTATGAACACCGGAGTTCCGGCCATGCTGAAAGCGGCATATCAGGCAGGAAAGCCAGTGATTTATGGAGGGAATGGTAATGGACCGGCGTTTATTGAGCGGACTGCTGATATTAAGCAAGCAGCCTGTGATATTATAGCCAGCAAGACTTTTGACAACGGTATCGTATCGGCAGCGGAGCAGTCCATTGTTGTGGACAGCTGCATTGCGGCAGAGGTGAAAACCCAGTTGCAGATTAACGGTGCTTATTTCATGTCAGAAGAGGAGGCCGACAAACTGGGAGCCCTGTTCTTCCGCTTTGACGGCAGCGCAGATTCTGAAATGTTTGGCAAGACGGCTCAGCAGCTGGCAAAGAAAGCTGGTTTCTGGGTCCCTGACAACGTAAAGGTTCTTATTGCAGAGCAGAAATATGTGTCGGAGGACAATCCGTACTCCAAAGAAAAACTGTGTCCGGTGTTAGCCTACTATATTGAAGACGACTGGATGCACGCCTGCGAAAAATGCATTGAACTTTTGCTCAGCGAACGGCATGGACATACTTTGGTTATCCATTCCAGAGACGAAGAGGTTATCCGTCAGTTCGCATTAAAAAAGCCAGTAGGAAGGATGCTTGTTAATACCCCGGCTGTTTTCGGCAGTATGGGTGGGACGACAAACCTATTCCCTGCTATGACTTTAGGCAGCGGGTCGGCCGGTGAAGGAATGACCGCCGACAATGTTTCACCAATGAATCTCATCTATGTCCGCAAAGTGGGCTATGGGGTGAGAAAAATGGAAGAAACAGTGAAGGGTGTATTGACAGAAAGTCAAATTTCCTCCTGTGGAAGTTTAAGTCAGGAAGAAAAGAATTCTGAGAATATACAAATGCTTCATAGCATTTTGAAAAAAGCTATAGAGGCCATTCAATAG